ATCACGTTCCTGACCGACATCCTGAGCCTCTGGAGCGGTATCGTCCAGGCGGTCCACTCCGGCACCGTGGAGCTCGTGTCGGACACGCACCCCCAGCGGGCCACGGGGCGCTGGTACCTGAGCGAGTTCGGCGTGAAGGAGGGCGTCGACACCTATGCAGGTGGCGTCTACAGCGATGACTACGTGCGGACGGCGAGCGGATACCGGTTCACCCGGCGTCGATTCGACCTGCTTTACCTCCGCGCCGGGGCGAGCGTCACGGCCCAGCCGTTCCCCTCCGACCTGCCCTGAAAGCCTGCCCCGCGCCGACCTCGCGAGCCCCGAGGCGGGGCTCGCGCGTCATCGGCATACGTAGGGGATAGCGGCGCCTGCGGCGTTGCATTCTTCGTCCGAATTGCAACCCGTGCTCTTGCACAGTCCATTCACGCAAACGAAGTTGTCCTCGTCGAGGGTCGGCGGCGAACCCGGGGGGGCGCAATCGGCCACGACGCCGCACGTGCGCACGCACGTCTTGAGGGGCAAGTCGGGGAACTGCGCGCACACCAGGGCGGGATCCTTGAGGGCATCGATACATTCCTGGGTGGAGCCGCAGCCCACGTCTCTGCAAAGACCATCGACGCAGGCGAAGTTGTCGGCGTCCTTGGTCGCAGGGGCGCCCGGATGGAAGCAGTCGTTGACCGTCGTGCACGGGAAGTAGCACTGGTTGCTGGTGTACGGGGCTGGGCTCGGCCCGCACACCGACGTGGTCTTGAATTGGTCGGTGCATTCCTGCGACGAGTTGCAGCCCTTGTATTCGCATGCGCCCGCGACACAATCGTAGTTGTCTGCGCCGTAGATCGGGATGTTGCTCTTGGTGCAGTCGGCCGGGGTGCTGCATGCCTTGCGGCACGATTTCAACGGCCCTCCGCCGCTGGAGCCGCCGGCGCCGCCGGCGCCGCTGCTGCTGCTGCTGCTGCTGCTGCTGCTACCCGAGCTGAATCCACCGGCGCCGCCGCTCGACGCCGAGCTGCTGCTGCTGCTGCCCGAGCCGAATCCACCGGCGCCGCCGCTCGACGCCGAGCTGCTGCTGCTGCTGCCCGAGCCGGATCCACCGGCGCCGCCGCTCGACGCCGAGCTGCTGCTGCTGCTGCCCGAGCCGAATCCACCGGCGCCGCCGCTCGACGCCGAGCTGCTGCTGCTGCTGCTGCTGCCCGAGCCGGATCCACCGGCGCCGCCGCTCGACGCCGAGCTGCTGCTGCTGCCCGAGCCGGATCCACCGGCGCCGCCGCTCGACGCCGAGCTGCTGCTGCTGCTGCCCGAGCTGAATCCACCGGCGCCGCCGCTCGACGCCGAGCCGCTGCCGCTGCTGCTGCTGCTCGACGAGCCGCCCCCTGCGTCCGGGGAAGCGGCGCTCGTCGATTTGCTGACTCCCGCGCCCGTGTCACTCGAACAGCCGGCCGAACCATGGATCGCCAGCACGAGCCAGGTCGCGAATAGACAGAATTCCGATCGAGCAAGGT
The window above is part of the Polyangium spumosum genome. Proteins encoded here:
- a CDS encoding nuclear transport factor 2 family protein — translated: MSKKAQIRHKLEIQELVARFADLVNRKAMNEMHHLFTPDAVLDIPGFSQHIVGRDNIITFLTDILSLWSGIVQAVHSGTVELVSDTHPQRATGRWYLSEFGVKEGVDTYAGGVYSDDYVRTASGYRFTRRRFDLLYLRAGASVTAQPFPSDLP